In the Silene latifolia isolate original U9 population chromosome 1, ASM4854445v1, whole genome shotgun sequence genome, GTAATACGTAAGATattaaagagaagaagtttaaagtggcggttttttaaaaaaaattgggtCATACTATAATTTCGCAAgtccattttttattttatttttctttttttgtttattccAACTACTAGAACCATTCATTTGATACTCtacttttatatacccattttataatttaaaacttcagattaggtcaaattaggatatatggccatttaacacaatggtaatgttagaatttgtcaatgtattttctaaaagttctaaatgtccataatctatattcataatgtgcattttttgataattaggtgcaactaaaatatcattaagcatcgtttggaaaatgtacattatattatatttaaaggtacattaaattattttaaaaagaacatgaaatattaattaaattgtaatgcatgtgatcgtttaataagatagaaaacttcaaaagttcattcatatacttagattatgatgtcgttatagatagatctttgaagtgattttagacctatttccctgttttcaatgtataatagtaataaatgtgctttcaatttaattcaaatgtccattatgtaTGTTTATAATGTGCATGTACTTGTTTTCTGAAGAAATTTAAAAGCAGActgaaatgtacattatattattttgctaattcagatcgctattcaaggagataataacgttcaagtaaatagcacgccaaaaatagacaaaaaagtactttaattaagtgcaacaaaacattggttgACAAATTCAACATTTTGCTTATGCAATTACAAATCATTACACATACTAACGTACACTAGAATTTAAAACATCATACTACATGAACAAGGATGTCATCAGACAAATTCTAACATCTTTGCGTAAATAATATCTCGAACATTAAATGTAATCACTAGCTTTAGAGAAATGACCCTTCTTCGCATGATCGCAACAGTTTTCATGGCAATCGTTGTGCTCGAACATAAGTAATGTGCATAGATATTTGTATCGTAACACTTTAAGCACGCTCCGCTGCAAAACAGAAGTCAACAATTAACAAGATAGGCAAAACACAATGaacatgaatttctttaaaataagaaccaacactcacatcatttttcatcgtgccacatttccaagagattaatcccataaatgtttccatgtgtctcattgtgtatatACCACAGTCATCAACATTGTAGTTATTTCTCCAACTAAGCTTTGCAACAATGGGATCCATAGCCAACACAATGTTGCTAGAGTCAGAAGTTTTTGGGTTCTCACCCAAAAACCTTCCAAAAGCATCAATCTATGACAAAATATTGTAAACCAGTGTTAAGCGTGACTAATAGTCAAAAGTCAATAGAACAACAAAAATGTGTCAAATTCAAACATATCATTATAACGgtggagatacaccatatttcttgatggcatcttcatccgagagtgagttgtcaagaatgacgaaacgcttcctcaccaggtcaaccacgtatacgaaaaagtgtttctcgtgtacaattgggaaaaaaaactgaaattacaaaacaaatgacgtacaaccataagtacagtcaaactcttcaaagggtacattttaactaatcatgaggcacatgtaaaaaatgagaacaggacattgcaatataaagtgaccttatttaatacaaacgcaaagaaaattccctttgactcaagcagttgaaataaaacaaaagcagaatgtagacatggaatgatagtatgactcatggtctatgttcccaacgtgtgcatatagttgcaactgctcatgcatataagatattccccacattgagaaattacaacattaacattgTTAATATTTTAAAAGTACATTTAGGACGTTTAGAAAGTACATTGAGAAATTATAGcattaacattgtgttaaatggccatttatCCTACTTTGGCCTAATCTGaatatttttaatataaaatgggtatatacaagTTGAGGTTCAAATGAGTTTAGTAGTTGGAATTAATCTAAAAAAGAAAGAACTTATGCGATAATAGTATGTCTCAATTtttttaaaatgcaatacaacaatggcaaagaaaattgcaaagtatgtcaagcaaacaataacaacttacgAGTGCGATAGAAGCTATTTCTATTCCGGAAAAAGTCTGCAACTCCATGTTTGCACGAGCCtcgaataattcataaattttttcaTCACTTAAACCTGGGTTGGGTTTCGCTAATCTGATCGCATGGGAAAGTAACGAAAGAGGGAAGtacaatatttcaaaatacatattacacacagcatttaagagtgtatgtaaatgtacttacatgcacaagcgtggtaaaaaagaaccgcttcggagtaccaagattgttttcttcctctttacaatTCAAATATGATGACCAGCAATCAATGACAACACTCGAAACATGTTCAGACGGCTTTAATGACCACAAATGCATTCGCGTTGCAAAATAAGTCTTGTACGAATATAAGTGCTCACTAGAACAAAAAATATAACAAATTACTTGTCAGGTGTGAAACAGTGAAAATGACATTCACAAAATGTTAATTTAACAAGTTCACATTTTAGATTACCTGGAACGACGATTGTTAATGCCCCGGTCACTGAAAACATAATCAGCCACTTGAAGGTGAACCGCAGTAAGAGGCGTTAACACATTGGTGTCATCTTGGATAGCAGAAAACAACGGATCAAAACGAGATGACTGTTGCTTGTTCTTTGGATAGAGGTATATAAGAAGGACTTGCCATGAAATGAACCCTTTTGGTAGTTGAAGAAGATTCACCAGTGACACGGCAATCCCGTTTAACCCCTTTAGCTGCGGCTAACCTTGCCTCACTCTCAAAGAAAGTCTTTCTCCAACCCTAAATCGAACGAAAATTCACCAAAGTGAGGTACAAATGAATTTCTCCACTTAGCACATTGTTCTCTGTGTTTAGCACGAGCAAGTTTCAATTTGTACGCTTTCTCAATTTGCATTTGCTACAAAGAATAAACTGTTCATCCTCATCTAGTGTCTTTGGATTCCCACGGCGGTGCACACGACACATCTTCGGtaccaccaccatatgtcaaatataCAAATTCAGTTGCCGAATGGGCCTGTTTGACACACTCTTCACCTGGGAAACATTGCAAACCAACCGCGTATTTCTCATCTAACACAACCATATCTTCCATGACTCTCTTTGCTGAAGCAGTGTAGTCATCTGCAAACTCCTGGCCAAGGCACAGTATGAAGGTACATATTTAGTACTTTGAAGGTACatctttagtactatgaaggtacaaagaaaatatttcaaagtgaatcttgaaaaggaATAGTGAATACTTCAAGAATAAATGGATATACCTCCGGAGACGAGTATGAAATTGGAGATTTTGTATCAGTACTAACATCCCTCGACACTCTCCGCACTTTTTCAACCACTTGTCTACATGGATTAGAAAATCTAATTCTTTCCATCAATCGACCTTTTACACGACCAAGACCAAACTGACCAGCTTCCATCTCCTGCTTTTCCCTTGAGAAAAGTGCAGCAGATGTCCAATTCAAAAGAGTATAGTAATCTCTTTCTACGAATCGTTTTTCATGGACAAcacggtcaacataaacaagctgcAAGTAAAAACAGGATTATAATCGGAAAATGGCGGGTTTTAAAACCATAATAACTAACAATAAATGTAACACATAAGATTTGTACCattagaaacaggagaggtccaccaaagtgattcttcttccccttcttgacCCAATCCTTTGTGTTATACCGCAAACTCTCCATGACAAATTGACACCAATCAAGTCGACCAATGGCGGACACATTCCTCGGCCGATTTTAGTACATGGTGATTGACGAACGGCTTCGATTGTTGCGCATTAACAAAGACACAAACAAGCACCacaaaattaatcttaaattgatcaccgtaatcatcatgacaaataatatgctcgcaagggtcttgatatccacttgaccatcaacatgaaattgagctttccaatgcgcgtaaaacgcatcacattctGCATCTTCATCACTACAAAGATGAAAGTAAAACAGGTTTTCCTCCAATTGGGAGGCCAACAAAGATCATGAATACAAGAAGCGAAAACACGAAAGCGCTGTTTATCggtagaatgatgaaatccgaatacgggttgtagttctcaattaaccaataaccaaGGCGTAAAGGAAGCCTTGTAACCCTTAGCCAAAACAATGAAGAAAAACCAATCTCTTCCAGAGCACACCATTGGTTGTAATCAAGGTATCGaaggacatcaacaaaacttttagGTGACATCCGGGTGGTAATACGGGAGAACGTTGGAGTAGGATCATCAACAAGAGGGACCGAGGTTGTTCAACCTCGGAGAAATACGGCGTGTAACAGTTCCAGGATCGCCTTTGCGCTTCAATAACTGAAAgtagttttgcatgtaatattaatcGATTCATTGTTGTGTTGTACACGTTTCACGAAGAAATGTCCTATCAATTTTATTGAAATGTACATGATCTACAACAATAATGTGCACTCAATTATGACCTTTTGCATGTGGCCTTAAATTGATGCTACTTACGTTAAAAGTACTTTaaattcaacaaaaattcaaaaaagcaCAAATTAGATAAAACTTAAGAACAACAAACAAATCGAAATGTATAAGCAAGTTAcgaaatcaacaaacaatgcgacaaatacaaattccgatagcatgcaaatgaaaacacaaatttcgattttaaaaacaatactgaactcaaaattcatcaataaaataaataatccggcaaaatgaacataagaaacATTATTTTAGATTACAGTAGAGTTACATAAATTAACGACGAAATCAAGAAAAGCTTGAAGCTAAACAAGACTCACCTTCATGACGAAATAGGTAAGAGAAAATCCAAGTAAAGACGAAAATGCAACTCCACAGAGAATAAGGAGAGAGAAATAGTTGAAAGCTTAACAAAGAAGGTCGGAATCCATGGTTGAAAGCTTAACGAAGAAGCGAGGTAGATTTGgtgaaaaagaaagacaaagccctcaagttttggtaaagcagcgcgcgttataggcccttagattagccgcgtcagacaagatccaacgactgacgcgcgttctcacggttctcacgcttgtgccattctcatatgatccgaaatccaataataataacattaatcataaatattataataatattattcattattgttaataataatatattaatataatctaataataatttaataagtaatataaaaaataaaatagtaatataataataaatttagtaataattataatatattagtaatataaatgataatattaataataatattataatatattaataataataacaaaaaaacaaatatgataagtataatataaatattataaataataataatcataataataatagatgtaatataataatttattaatataataataataaatatgttattaataatattaatatgaatgaatgtattaataaaataataaatataatataatataatataatataatataatataatataatataatataatataataataataataataataataataataataataataataataataataataataataataataataataataataataataataataataataataataataataataataataataagatttggGATCATATGAGAACAACCCATtaagtgagaacggtgagaacacttTTCAACCATTAGATTTAACTCCACTAAATCTAATCTAAGGGTTGTGATTAACTCTATTATACAACCACCTATACAACCCAATCCATTGACCAACATTGACCACCGGAAAAGTCAACGCCACCGGTCAATGGCGGTCAACAACGGTGGTTTGGCCGCCGGTCAAGGAAGGTCAACGTCCGGACAAATTCAGTGACCCATCGGAAAAGTCAACGCCGCCGGTCAACGACCGGACAAATTCAGTCAACGGTCAATGGCGGTCGGTCAACGGCGGTGGCTGTCAATGGTCAATGGCGGTTGGTCAACGGCGGTGGCTGGCGGTCGGTCAACGGCCAGTAGTCAAAGATGATAAACCACTAAGTGAAACTTCAAAAAGGTTGTTAGTGAGGCTtgaacccaagacctcttggttGAGATGCACTTTATTACCATGTGCCACAAGCATCTTGTTGCTATTTTTGTATCTCTTTTgatatatgtatgtatgttaagacctgagttaaaacaatatgtacctataataattattaaatgtACTTCTAACTTATATACAATGTACATTcagtataaaatcaatgtaatgcttagttagttaaatatatttgataaaaattgaacaAAATATCATATGTACTTATGATAATTTGTActtattatttacatatttattataaaatttacatttgttataggttataatattttaatgaaaaatgtaCGTACAATATATTTATGCCGAAGGTACATTTTATTTTCATTGGAGGTACATAATATATTCTTATATGACATGTCATGTATATTTCAATTATCTATTAAATTCATATCATTAATTCGTTAGgttcatcatatatatatatatatatatatatatatatatatatatatatatatatatatatatatatatatatatatatatatatatatatatatatatatatatatatatatgtaaggtGTACATTGACCATATGATATAGGTACATCTTATAATAACTATGGGTACATATCAAAGTATTTatgtttatttaaattatttatcaATCACGTTTCAACAAATCATCAAGTACCTTTAATTTGTTTAGGAGATACATTAAATATATCTACAATAGGTACATTTATTAACGATTATAGATTCAtaacatgtttattttaattaattatctttCACGGATGAATAAATCATTTACATTTTATGTATATGAGAGGTACATTAAATTTTTAATATAGGTCCATATAATACTTATTAAAGGTacatatcatgtttattttaattaattatcaattatgactcgattttttattatgtacattttatttatataagaggcacattaaatatatattataggtacatataataaatattaaagttacatacCATGTATATCTTAATTAGTTACAAGGCATGTTTCAATAATTATTCAAGTACATTTTAATAATATAGAAGGGACATGAAATATATAATAAATGTACATTTTAATAATTATAGCTACATATCATATTTActacaattgtttatttttatttcactTATTCATCGGGGACACATTATATATATTGGAGGTACATTAAATATAAAGTATagatacaaagaataattaacaTAAGTACATAAAATATGTTGTTCAATTTTTATCAAGTACACTTAACTAACTCATCATGTACATTGATTTTATAAGGAatgtacattaaatataaactgGAAGTACATTTAATACTTATTAGAAgtacatattgttttaactcaGGTCTTAACAAAGATATATACTAAAAGAGATACAATAGGAACAACAAGATGCATGTGTCACAGTGGTAAAAGTaagtgcatttcaaccaagaggtTGTGGGTTCAATTCCCATCAACAACATTTTTGAAGTTTGAAGTTGTTGATCATCATTGACCATTGGTGGCTGTTGACCACCTTCAACCACCGTCGACCCTCCGCCTTACCAGCCACCGACCACCATTGACCGGCGTTGACCTGGACGATTGACCACCGGCGGCCACCATGACCGGCGTTGACCACCCTTGACCACCACCGACAACCACCCTTGACCCGACCATTGACCACCGGCGGCCACCATTGACCGGCAGTCAACCACCCTTGACCGGTGTTGACTTTTTGTTCATTGACTTTTGGGTGGATTGTGTGTAATATTAAAGCTTAACCTTTAAGATGATGTTAAATCTTGTCCCGTAGATCAAAATTGAATGGTAAGGAttggttctcaccgttctcacgataagccccgttctcaccggaactctaccctaataataataataataacaataacaataacaataacaataacaataacaataacaataacaataacaataataggtacggggttgtcgctgatgctgctcagcgtaagtgtgctaagtacggggatttgtgcgcgacagcgggttatggtttccttcccttctctttctcttcacttggggagctgggttcggatgctgttgccttgctcaagcggatccagaaattctcagtatctcaggatgcgggggctcgggtggccgcttacatttttactagacttagctttactattgctaagggtgttggtgcccagattgtctctcggctccccaccaatttcatgtaaacctttatttttcttttaatgaaagctgtgcgcatccttttataaaaaaaaaataaataataataatacaccaatatttccatgaatcataataatataataataaacaaataaatataataaatataaataaaataataataataataataactataatagtaatataataaatattaaaaataaattttaatataataataacaatagaaaataaattaatataataataatgataacaataagaatataaaataagaattgttggagttagtgtcctccacaatagtgcgttaacatattaaatctcattaatggaaaatcatcagatatttatttatttgatcctcgtcagttgattaatgtaaatcgataacggttggctgactagagtttgacgttattgtcgtgagacggcggtgatcaactgacccctttcggtcatacctaaaggaacgaaccccaatagacaactaattaattgtatgagatacaatttatttagtcccttgatttgtagactaaaaggttagtcaattatttttagagagatttcgagttgcgaactcgaggagcggcagttattatttaattatgcgataattgattaataagttttgggagacgggttttagttaattaactgttaatttactaaaattgtactaaatattaatgtgattaatattagtacgtaaataatatgtgtagtggtacacgtatatttacggagtgaattggacgaattaattatggaagtatttaaacatgatacgatgtttaaaataaaaattacaaggatttgtgggacaaatataagaaccaacatggacccgtaaatgggcaagtggaccgtgtaaaataagagtagtggatgattactcacataatcatttcaccttattttgtatactaccataatttatcttatacaagattttgcat is a window encoding:
- the LOC141588316 gene encoding uncharacterized protein LOC141588316 — encoded protein: MESLRYNTKDWVKKGKKNHFGGPLLFLMLVYVDRVVHEKRFVERDYYTLLNWTSAALFSREKQEMEAGQFGLGRVKGRLMERIRFSNPCRQVVEKVRRVSRDVSTDTKSPISYSSPEEFADDYTASAKRVMEDMVVLDEKYAVGLQCFPGEECVKQAHSATEFVYLTYGGGTEDVSCAPPWESKDTR